A genomic window from Candidatus Margulisiibacteriota bacterium includes:
- a CDS encoding M23 family metallopeptidase codes for MNKQAVILISLLLVSPIFAAADQVMIVPRSIGQGKTLEIRLNQAAAGVKISGTFIGQKIGFFQGDDYYRGFVGIPLEQKPGKYPLNLTIDGSDGSKKTIKKTVIIAKGKFPVVSFWLKPAKNKLRSRELINNEWADVEKVLVVKEPVQRWRGKFSMPVEGETSMVFGVIQRVNGKPSGRHRGYDIAVPQGTTVYAPNAGKVVYTGRLKAFGNTIVVDHGLGVQTLYFHLSKFLVEVGQLVSRGDKLALSGNTGISSGAHLHWGMSVNNLRVDPIQWVKMEM; via the coding sequence ATGAACAAACAGGCCGTTATCCTAATCTCTCTATTATTGGTTTCCCCGATATTTGCGGCGGCTGACCAGGTGATGATTGTCCCAAGATCGATCGGGCAGGGGAAAACCTTAGAGATCAGGCTTAACCAGGCAGCCGCCGGAGTGAAGATCAGCGGCACGTTTATCGGGCAGAAGATCGGTTTTTTCCAGGGTGATGATTATTATCGGGGGTTTGTTGGTATTCCCCTGGAGCAGAAACCGGGGAAATATCCTCTTAATTTAACGATCGATGGATCAGATGGAAGTAAAAAGACGATAAAAAAGACGGTTATTATAGCTAAAGGTAAATTTCCGGTCGTTTCCTTCTGGCTTAAACCGGCTAAAAACAAGCTCCGGAGCCGGGAGTTGATCAATAACGAATGGGCCGATGTCGAAAAGGTTTTGGTAGTTAAAGAACCTGTCCAGCGCTGGCGGGGGAAATTTTCCATGCCGGTCGAAGGGGAGACTTCCATGGTTTTTGGGGTGATCCAGAGGGTTAACGGAAAACCGTCCGGCCGTCACCGCGGATATGACATTGCCGTGCCGCAAGGGACTACCGTCTACGCTCCCAATGCGGGAAAAGTCGTTTATACCGGCCGGCTGAAAGCCTTTGGCAACACCATTGTTGTTGACCACGGATTAGGGGTTCAGACCCTTTATTTTCACCTCTCAAAGTTTCTGGTCGAAGTCGGTCAGTTGGTCAGCCGGGGAGATAAATTGGCCCTATCAGGCAACACCGGGATCTCTTCCGGGGCTCACCTCCACTGGGGAATGTCGGTCAACAACTTGCGGGTCGATCCAATCCAGTGGGTGAAGATGGAGATGTAA
- a CDS encoding protein kinase, translating into MSISKINARPLHSAPVRTTPRATDIKAGRIFNNRYLVVEVLTSGGMANVCRAIDLDQLRHNLTALGDPSRTSLGLNLLHQIVSGTNEEDIAKVLNSKQCKQLKKLGLMMGTEVHIKAAQGHMKDFLVRESHFMGIIPNQHASLSIEHGETDDTGYFLVQRSIDGYTLDALLYERDFDLSEAINIIRNVLVGLDAAHRQTFNGYTGFVHRDIKPANIVVDHARRVYIIDWGTVHPMQEQIDDQLIGTVSYMAPEQIRGNTRLDARTDIYALAIIFQEMVTGVKSPMRTIDVPGLLSQEKLAHIMWKKTHTEMPPLAASSIADKLKVDTVSGETASPTIEFNKLSRHIQDQINLLHSQLNRIILEATSKEMEERIGVGEMLFQLDAIDNTYRQLKAAEVQYIIPARGEQDEDLPTQVLVGANSPVDPLIDGEPTVVFRKYPEISSFYS; encoded by the coding sequence ATGAGTATATCCAAAATTAACGCGCGTCCTCTTCATAGCGCTCCTGTAAGGACCACACCCAGAGCGACCGATATAAAAGCGGGGAGGATATTCAATAACCGTTATTTGGTTGTTGAGGTCTTGACCAGCGGCGGCATGGCCAACGTCTGCCGGGCGATCGATCTAGATCAACTGCGTCATAATCTGACCGCTTTAGGCGATCCCAGCCGCACCAGCCTTGGCCTGAATCTTTTACATCAAATTGTCAGCGGAACAAACGAAGAAGATATTGCCAAAGTTTTAAACTCCAAACAATGCAAACAACTCAAGAAACTTGGCCTTATGATGGGAACTGAAGTCCACATCAAAGCCGCCCAGGGTCATATGAAGGATTTTCTGGTCAGGGAATCTCATTTCATGGGAATCATTCCCAATCAACACGCCTCGCTTAGCATTGAACATGGTGAAACGGACGATACCGGATATTTTCTGGTCCAAAGATCGATCGATGGCTACACCCTGGACGCGTTGCTCTACGAAAGAGATTTTGACCTGTCTGAAGCGATCAATATAATCCGTAATGTCCTGGTCGGCCTGGATGCCGCCCACCGCCAAACATTTAATGGCTATACAGGCTTTGTCCACCGGGATATTAAGCCGGCCAATATTGTGGTCGATCATGCCAGGCGTGTCTATATTATTGATTGGGGAACGGTCCATCCGATGCAGGAACAAATTGACGATCAGCTTATCGGCACGGTCAGTTACATGGCCCCTGAACAGATCCGGGGAAATACCCGGCTTGATGCCAGGACCGATATTTACGCGCTGGCTATAATTTTCCAGGAAATGGTGACCGGAGTAAAAAGTCCAATGCGCACGATTGACGTGCCCGGTTTATTGTCCCAGGAAAAATTAGCCCATATAATGTGGAAAAAAACGCACACCGAAATGCCCCCTCTTGCCGCCAGTTCTATTGCCGATAAACTAAAAGTAGATACTGTTTCCGGCGAGACCGCCTCCCCAACCATCGAATTTAACAAGCTATCCAGACATATCCAGGACCAGATCAACCTGCTCCACAGCCAGCTTAACCGGATCATTTTGGAAGCTACCAGCAAAGAGATGGAAGAGAGGATCGGTGTTGGAGAAATGCTTTTCCAGCTTGACGCGATCGACAATACCTACCGGCAATTAAAAGCGGCGGAAGTTCAATATATTATTCCGGCCCGGGGAGAACAGGACGAGGACCTGCCGACCCAGGTCCTGGTTGGCGCTAATTCTCCTGTCGATCCGCTTATTGACGGAGAACCGACCGTTGTTTTTCGTAAATACCCTGAAATTTCCTCTTTTTACTCCTGA